A region from the Rhodopseudomonas julia genome encodes:
- a CDS encoding RNA polymerase factor sigma-32, whose translation MNDSSNSRRQIVRAAMKAPYLERDEERELAVAWKEKRDQQALHRLTSAHMRLVISIAARFRHFGLSMNDLIQEGHVGLLEAAARFEPEREVRFSTYATWWIRASIQDHILRNWSIVRGGTSSAQKSLFFNLRRLRARLSRGSEMINAPEMYNEIAQAIGVSSNDVALMDSRLSGPDTSLNAPIIESDGSSADRQDFIASDAPLQDETVGNHIDSERWSGWLYSALSVLNERELKIVRRRRLEEEGATLEALGQELGISKERVRQIESRALEKLRTALTEDNRITLA comes from the coding sequence ATGAACGATTCCAGCAACTCACGACGCCAGATAGTCCGGGCAGCCATGAAGGCTCCCTATCTTGAACGGGACGAAGAGCGCGAACTCGCGGTCGCGTGGAAGGAAAAACGGGACCAGCAGGCACTGCATCGCCTGACCTCGGCCCATATGCGATTGGTCATTTCGATCGCAGCACGCTTCCGGCATTTCGGGCTGTCCATGAACGATCTCATCCAGGAAGGCCATGTCGGACTCCTGGAAGCTGCGGCACGCTTTGAGCCCGAACGGGAAGTGCGCTTTTCCACCTACGCGACATGGTGGATACGCGCCTCAATCCAGGACCACATCCTGCGCAACTGGTCGATTGTACGCGGCGGAACGTCGTCGGCGCAAAAATCGCTTTTCTTCAATCTCCGTCGTCTCAGAGCCCGCCTCTCCCGCGGCTCGGAGATGATCAATGCACCGGAGATGTACAACGAGATAGCGCAGGCGATCGGCGTGTCCAGCAACGATGTTGCCTTGATGGATTCCAGGCTTTCCGGCCCGGATACCTCCCTCAATGCGCCGATCATCGAATCCGACGGCTCCAGCGCCGATCGGCAGGATTTCATTGCCTCCGACGCGCCTCTCCAGGACGAGACGGTGGGCAATCATATCGATTCAGAGCGCTGGTCGGGCTGGCTCTATTCAGCTTTGAGCGTTCTCAACGAACGCGAATTGAAGATCGTCCGCCGGCGCCGTCTCGAAGAGGAAGGCGCCACGCTCGAAGCGCTGGGGCAGGAACTTGGCATTTCCAAGGAGCGTGTACGCCAGATCGAGAGCCGCGCTTTGGAGAAACTGCGCACGGCGCTGACGGAAGACAACCGCATCACCCTCGCCTGA
- a CDS encoding methylenetetrahydrofolate reductase, giving the protein MSGSSEFTHPFQAYEAPPPGHSSGSRLERVLRQGRFAVTAELNPPDSANAEDVFEAARPLAEVVDAINATDASGANCHMSSIGICSLLTRAGYGTIYQISCRDRNRIAIQGDVLGAAAMGVKNVLCLTGDGVGVGDQPGAKPVFDLDSISLLRALKTMRDEGAFLSGRKITSPPHLFLGAAENPCVPPLEWRPERLRKKIDAGAEYIQTNYIFDMPVFEAFMARVRDLGLDKKVFILAGVGPLASARAARWMRSNVPGIHIPDHVIERLEKAEKPGEEGKRLAIELIQQIREIKGVAGVHVMAYRREHQVSDIILESGVLKGRRPEGARRARGVPGSRHGRGSGE; this is encoded by the coding sequence GTGAGCGGATCGAGCGAGTTCACCCATCCGTTTCAGGCCTACGAGGCGCCGCCACCGGGGCATTCGTCCGGAAGTCGACTGGAGCGCGTCCTGCGGCAAGGCCGTTTTGCCGTGACTGCGGAACTGAACCCGCCAGATTCCGCCAATGCGGAGGATGTGTTCGAGGCGGCGCGCCCTCTTGCTGAAGTCGTCGATGCGATCAACGCGACCGACGCGTCCGGTGCCAATTGCCATATGTCGTCGATCGGTATCTGCTCGCTTCTGACCCGGGCCGGCTATGGAACGATCTATCAGATCTCGTGCCGCGATCGGAATCGCATCGCCATCCAGGGCGATGTCCTCGGTGCCGCGGCGATGGGGGTCAAGAATGTTTTGTGTCTGACCGGCGACGGCGTCGGGGTTGGGGATCAGCCCGGGGCGAAGCCGGTTTTCGACCTCGATTCCATCTCACTGTTGCGGGCGCTCAAGACGATGCGCGATGAGGGCGCGTTTTTGTCTGGCCGCAAGATCACCAGCCCTCCGCATCTGTTTCTCGGTGCGGCGGAAAACCCTTGCGTGCCGCCTCTCGAATGGCGGCCGGAACGACTGCGAAAAAAGATCGACGCCGGAGCGGAATATATCCAGACCAATTATATCTTCGACATGCCGGTCTTCGAGGCCTTCATGGCGCGAGTGCGTGATCTCGGTCTCGACAAGAAGGTATTCATTCTCGCCGGTGTGGGTCCGCTTGCCTCGGCGCGTGCGGCGCGATGGATGCGCTCCAACGTCCCCGGTATCCATATCCCCGACCATGTAATCGAGCGCCTGGAGAAGGCCGAGAAGCCGGGCGAAGAGGGAAAGCGCTTGGCGATCGAGCTCATTCAGCAGATCCGTGAGATCAAAGGTGTCGCCGGGGTGCATGTCATGGCCTATCGCCGCGAACATCAGGTTTCCGACATCATTCTGGAATCGGGCGTCCTGAAGGGACGCAGGCCGGAGGGGGCGCGGCGGGCACGGGGAGTGCCGGGCTCAAGACACGGTAGGGGCTCCGGGGAATGA